GGCGATGGAGAATCGCATCGAGGAGGCGGCCGAGCGGCTCTTCGGCCATATGGGCGCCACCGCGACGGTCATCACCGGCAAGATCGACGAGACCACCAACGGCGTCTATGCGCGTTTGCGCGATACCGCCACCAGCATCACCTCCGATCTCCAGTCCACCGGCTCGGCGGTCACCGAGCTCGTGGCCTCGACCGGCCAGGCGATCACGTCGCACATCCGCGAGACCTCCGAGATCGTCACCCGGCAGATGCAGGATTCAGGGATAGCCGTTTCGCAGAACATCGAGGGCGTGGGCGGCATCGTCACCGAGAAGCTCATCGGCGTCTCCGGCGACTTCGTGGAAAACGTCGCGCGCGCCCGCGACGACGTCTTCAACCTTCTCGAGAACGCTTCCACGCAGATGACCGGCAGGCTCGAACAGACCACTCAGTCCCTGTTCGGCCGGCTGGAGCGCTCCTCAGGCGACCTCACCTCGCAGCTCGAGCGCACGACCCAGCAGCTCTTCGGCCGTCTCGAGAATACCTCGGGCCAGCTCACCGCCCAGCTCGAAGAGACGACGAGCCGCATCACCGATCACATCAGCGGTACGGCTACCCTCGTAACCTCGAGCGTCGGCCGTGTGGCCGGCGATCTCGCCAAGGACCTGCGCGACACCTCGACGCTGCTCACCTCGCAGCTCGACGAAACCTCGGGCCGCCTGACGACGCAGCTCGAAAGCACCGCGGCGCAATTGTTCTCGCAATTGAACCGCACCTCGGACGAGTTGGGATCACAGCTCTCGGACACCTCCGAGCGCCTGACGACGCAGCTCGAAAGCACCTCCTCGCAGCTCTTCTCGCAGCTCGACAACGCTTCCGGGCGCATTGGCAGCCAGTTGAGTTCAACCTCGACGGTGATGACCAGGCAGCTCGAGGACACCGCGTCCCGCATCTTCGAGCAGCTCGACACGACGCGCTCGTCGATGACCGAGCGCCTGGAGGTGACGGCATCCGATGTGGCTGGCCGTCTCGACCGCGCCGGCAACACGATGTTCTCGCGCATCGACAACACCGTGCGCGATCTGGGCGAGCGCTTCGACGTGGCCACCGATCTTCTCGACAAGATCACCACCGACGTGTCGGGCCGCATGGAGGGCGCCAGCCTCTCCTTCGCCCAGACGCTCGACAGCGCCAGCACCAGCATCATCACCAATCTCGGCAAGGCGTCTGACGCCTTCTCGGAAAGCCTCGGCCAGACGACGATGCAGATGTCCGGCCAGTTCGAACAGCAGACCGGCCTTCTCGTCGATCACATTGACCGGGCCGCCCGCGACTTCGAACGCAGCTCCGGAGGCTCGACCAAGAAGCTCGAGGAGGCCGGCGGCAAGTTCTCCAAGCACCTGGAGACGGCGAACGCCTTCCTCGCCAACCAGCTCGCCACCACGGCGACCGCCATCGACGAACGCCTCGAAGGCATCAGCATGCAGCTTACCGGCAAGCTCGAAACAGCCGGCAGCCGCATCTCCGAGCGCCTCGAGGACGTCTCGGGCGTGGTGCAGCAATCGGTCGACAAGTTCAATATCGACATGGAGCGCATGCTCAGCAGCCGCGAAAACTCGCTGGGCAGCCTCATCGATACGCTGAGCAAGCGCGCTCAGGATGTCGACGCGATGATGCGGAACTATATGGGCCTCATCGAGCAGTCCTTGGGAGCCGCCGAGCGCCGCTCCGCTGAGGTCGGCAAGCTCATCTCCGAGAACACGACGGTGGTCGCCGGCAATCTGGAGAAGGAGATCCGCAAGCTCGAGGCCTCCTCCGACATGCAGGTCGCCAATGCCGCCCGCGTCATGCGCGAGCAGCATGAGCGCGCCATCGGCTCCATGAACCAGATGATGGCCGAGACCGCTTCCGGCTTCCAGCACACCGCGCAGGAAATGCGCGTCACTGCACAGCAGGTGGTCAAGGATATCGAATATGCCCGCAACGAGCTGAAGCGCGCCATCTTCGATCTGCCCGACGAGACGCGCGCCAATGCCGACGCCATGCGGCAGGTGGTGGCCGACCAGATCCAGGCCCTCAATGCCCTCGCCGATGTGGTGAAGCGGCAGTCGAGCGCGCTCGATCTCTCGGGGCCGGGAATCTACAAGCCGTCCGGCAGGGGGTCTGGCGCGGGAAAATAGAAGGCGCCAAGTCCGACGCTCCCCCGCGGACTCCTGGCGCCCAGAAGAAAGAGATAGCGCGGAGCACAGACCAGCCCCAGGCCCCCCTGCGGGGCCGGGTCGAGGACGAACCCCGTCCGGCCAATGGCACCGAGCGTAAAGCCAAGGCGCCACCGCTCTCGCGCGCGGTGACCCGCGAGGCCGAGACTCTGGTGCGCAAGCTCCACGCGGCCTCCAGAGATATCGCCGAGGCGGTCGAGGGCAACCTGCCGCGCGACCTTGAGAAGCGCTATGCCTCGGGTGAAGACGACATCTTCACCCAGAATTTGCTGGCCGATCGCGGCGGGCGCCTCTCCAAACTTGTCGAGAAGGGCTACAAGAGCGAAAAGCTGGTGCGCGGCCGGGTCGATGCTTATGTGCGGTTGTTCGAGCGCCTGCTCGATGCCCTGGCGGAAACGCCGCAGGGCGACCAGTTGGTCGACGCCTGTCTTGCATCGGAATCGGGAAAGCTCTACCTGCTGCTGGCACAAGCCTCAGGGCGCATCAGCCCGCAATAACAGGTAGCGAATATGGATATTGCCAAGCCCTATCTCCTGTTCCTGGGAGATGTGAAGGACCAGCTTGCGGCCAAGACCGCGCAAGGCGTTGTCGACTGGCGCCCCGATTGGTGCGTCGGTCAGATGCGCCTCGACGGCTGCAAGGCCGATTGCGGCCTCGCCGACATGACGATCGCCGAAGCCGCGGCAAAGGGCGCCAGGACGATGGTCGTCGGCGTCGCCAATGCCGGCGGTGTGCTGCCCGAACACTGGGTGAGCCGTATCGTCGAGGCGCTCGATCAGGGGCTCGATGTCGCGACCGGCCTCCACAAGCGCCTGGGTTCGATACCGGAAATCGCGGAGGCCGCCCGGCGCAATGGCCGGAAGCTCCACGATGTCCGCTACACCGACATGACCTTCGCCACCGGCAAGGGCACCAAGCGGCCGGGCCTGCGCCTGCTCGCGGTCGGCACCGACTGCTCGGTCGGCAAGAAATACACCACCCTCGCCATCGACAAGGAAATGCGCGCCCGCGGCATGAAATCCGATTTCCGCGCCACCGGCCAGACCGGCGTGCTGATCTCCGGGCGCGGCGTCGCCATCGACGCCGTGATCGCCGACTTCATCG
This genomic stretch from Nordella sp. HKS 07 harbors:
- the dgcN gene encoding N-acetyltransferase DgcN, which produces MDIAKPYLLFLGDVKDQLAAKTAQGVVDWRPDWCVGQMRLDGCKADCGLADMTIAEAAAKGARTMVVGVANAGGVLPEHWVSRIVEALDQGLDVATGLHKRLGSIPEIAEAARRNGRKLHDVRYTDMTFATGKGTKRPGLRLLAVGTDCSVGKKYTTLAIDKEMRARGMKSDFRATGQTGVLISGRGVAIDAVIADFIAGAAEWLSPANDPDHWDVVEGQGSLFHPSFAGVTLGLLHGAQPDAFVVCHEPTRTRMRGVDHPLPSIADVIERTLLDGRLTNPRIACAGIAINTENLSEADALTLLERTAKEHGLPCVDPIRTGTGPIVDLLQKRYHA